A single genomic interval of Paraglaciecola mesophila harbors:
- a CDS encoding IS30 family transposase, translating into MSYKQLIEGQRYQIEAYLREGFSYREIGKRLCVSHSTISREVRRNRLRDSHYLPELAQSKTRRRRCQAAKYQVPALTIGFVEYGLSQKWSPEQIAGVGKIVGYPVSHEWIYGYVQRDKSVGGKLYKQLRQGRRKYRKGSRAKRVIIPNRVGIECRPAIVDEKERFGDWEVDTVLGKHGTGAIVSLVERKSKLYLIRKVPAKSAADVGRAMVGMLWRYRSHVHTITADNGGEFCGHEQVAEKLKTDIYFANPYSSWERGLNENFNGLLRQYIKKGTDLRTVTNEQVADTQRALNLRPRKCLGYRQPLVVFNELRSAA; encoded by the coding sequence ATGAGTTACAAGCAGTTGATCGAAGGACAAAGATATCAGATAGAGGCCTACTTGCGCGAGGGTTTCAGTTATCGGGAAATAGGAAAGCGATTGTGTGTCAGTCACAGCACCATCAGCCGGGAAGTTCGACGCAATCGCTTGAGAGACAGTCATTATTTGCCTGAATTGGCGCAGAGTAAAACGAGACGGCGGCGATGTCAGGCTGCTAAATATCAAGTGCCTGCACTCACCATTGGGTTTGTTGAGTACGGTCTCTCTCAGAAATGGAGTCCTGAGCAGATTGCTGGTGTGGGTAAAATTGTTGGTTACCCAGTCAGCCATGAGTGGATTTACGGCTACGTTCAACGAGACAAATCAGTGGGTGGCAAACTGTACAAACAGCTGCGACAAGGCCGCCGTAAGTACCGTAAAGGCAGCCGAGCGAAACGCGTTATCATTCCAAATCGCGTTGGAATTGAGTGTCGTCCAGCCATCGTAGATGAGAAAGAACGCTTTGGTGATTGGGAAGTAGATACGGTGCTAGGCAAGCACGGTACAGGTGCCATTGTGAGTTTAGTAGAGCGTAAAAGTAAGTTGTACTTGATACGCAAGGTGCCCGCTAAAAGCGCGGCTGATGTAGGCAGAGCGATGGTAGGTATGCTGTGGCGCTACCGTAGTCATGTGCACACGATAACAGCTGATAATGGCGGAGAATTCTGCGGTCATGAACAGGTTGCAGAAAAACTAAAAACCGATATCTACTTCGCCAATCCCTACTCATCTTGGGAGCGAGGATTGAACGAGAATTTTAACGGCTTGCTAAGGCAATATATTAAAAAAGGCACCGATTTAAGGACCGTTACAAACGAACAGGTCGCTGACACGCAACGGGCACTTAACCTGAGGCCAAGAAAATGCCTCGGGTATAGACAACCCTTAGTTGTTTTTAATGAACTACGCAGCGCAGCTTAA
- a CDS encoding retropepsin-like aspartic protease produces the protein MNSDDCLEKKYFYSIRPTKIERFPQIQCRTDTFWLNYYSAYSDYVLHMNSGNYQRSARALGEIIALVNNHTVQRNPAKLIEQVSLLERMDNTPRSLNIMNVGDNFLFTLSGLNVQFLVDTAALYNSTNLVDGRDRLKVTSVTGNQSYAEYSFGIKGFFSKHPFFESRKNVLGLNFLNAYKKVEFGLQKSEVIVLPFFQNLGNLIISARIELASKAPINSKICVDTGSEKTFISKTLADSLGFSLIERETVFLTLETSIGVEHLRGYKLPSLKIFDKLLDDVLVIELKDRPQCDVIAGQDALAGSLSYIDWAKRTVGIVQNHCNQMPKDANKVCDS, from the coding sequence ATGAATTCAGATGACTGTTTGGAAAAAAAGTACTTCTATTCTATCAGACCTACAAAGATTGAGCGTTTCCCTCAAATCCAATGCCGAACAGATACATTCTGGTTAAATTACTACTCAGCATATTCTGATTATGTATTGCACATGAATTCTGGCAACTATCAAAGATCTGCTAGGGCACTCGGTGAAATAATAGCTTTGGTTAATAACCATACAGTTCAACGAAATCCGGCAAAGCTCATAGAACAAGTATCTTTGCTAGAAAGGATGGACAACACACCGAGAAGTCTTAACATAATGAATGTAGGAGATAACTTTCTTTTTACACTGAGTGGTTTGAATGTGCAATTTTTAGTTGATACTGCTGCGCTATACAACAGTACAAATTTGGTAGATGGAAGGGATAGATTAAAAGTCACGTCAGTGACAGGAAACCAATCTTATGCAGAGTACTCATTTGGAATTAAAGGTTTTTTTTCGAAACATCCATTTTTTGAATCTAGAAAAAATGTACTTGGATTGAATTTTCTAAATGCGTATAAGAAAGTCGAATTTGGTCTTCAAAAATCAGAAGTTATAGTCTTACCTTTCTTTCAGAATCTAGGGAATTTAATAATCAGTGCGAGAATAGAATTAGCCTCAAAAGCCCCAATCAACAGTAAAATATGCGTGGACACCGGCTCAGAGAAGACGTTTATATCAAAAACTCTAGCAGACAGTTTAGGATTCAGTTTAATTGAGCGCGAAACAGTCTTTTTAACATTAGAAACATCAATTGGTGTTGAGCATCTAAGAGGATACAAGTTACCTTCTCTTAAGATCTTCGATAAGCTCTTAGACGATGTTTTAGTAATAGAGTTGAAGGACCGTCCTCAGTGTGACGTTATAGCGGGGCAGGATGCGCTAGCAGGAAGTTTGTCTTATATAGACTGGGCTAAACGTACAGTCGGAATTGTGCAGAACCATTGTAACCAAATGCCGAAGGATGCAAATAAAGTGTGTGATTCATAG
- a CDS encoding IS3 family transposase (programmed frameshift), with translation MNKKYPDEFKQEAVRQVIEKGHSVPDVAKRLGISDKSLYYWVSKAKVPASQSAEQEEIRKLKVELKRVTEERNILKGGRRVLCKRVKEKYTFIKSRLNVYRVNTMCRVLNVHRSGFYAWLKEPQSKAEKANLRLLKQIQASYVQSGGVYGSPRITHELRRLGETCGENRVAKLMKQAKLKANIGYKRRYFKSSTPHIAADNHLQQQFVVCEPDTAWVSDITYIKTYEGWLYLAVVLDLFSRKVIGWSMQQTMTSDIVIKALLMAVWRRPKAKDVIVHSDQGSQYASGDYLDFLAAHNLIPSMSRRGHCLDNAVAESFFHSLKTERVKRKVYATRREAKADLFDYIEVFYNRTRLHSHLGHVSPDEYENTYSQAS, from the exons ATGAATAAAAAATATCCAGACGAATTTAAACAAGAGGCCGTGCGCCAAGTAATCGAAAAAGGTCATTCAGTGCCTGATGTTGCTAAGCGATTAGGTATATCGGATAAGTCACTTTATTACTGGGTGAGTAAGGCGAAAGTGCCCGCCAGCCAATCCGCAGAGCAAGAAGAGATACGCAAGCTTAAAGTTGAGTTAAAGCGAGTAACTGAAGAGCGCAACATCCTAAAGG GAGGCCGCCGTGTACTTTGCAAGCGAGTCAAAGAAAAGTACACGTTCATAAAATCACGACTCAATGTTTATCGCGTTAACACCATGTGCAGGGTGTTAAATGTTCACCGCAGCGGCTTTTACGCTTGGTTGAAAGAGCCTCAATCTAAAGCAGAAAAAGCCAACCTACGATTGCTTAAACAGATTCAAGCCAGTTATGTACAAAGTGGCGGTGTTTATGGCAGCCCACGCATCACACATGAGCTGCGTCGTTTGGGTGAAACATGCGGTGAAAACCGTGTAGCCAAGTTGATGAAGCAAGCCAAACTTAAAGCTAATATTGGCTATAAACGGCGTTATTTTAAGTCGTCTACGCCTCATATTGCCGCAGATAATCATCTACAACAGCAATTTGTTGTATGCGAGCCTGATACCGCGTGGGTATCAGATATTACTTACATTAAGACATATGAGGGATGGCTATATCTGGCTGTCGTATTGGACTTGTTCTCTCGCAAAGTGATTGGCTGGTCAATGCAACAGACAATGACGTCAGATATTGTGATTAAAGCACTACTTATGGCGGTATGGCGAAGACCTAAAGCAAAAGACGTTATTGTACATAGTGATCAAGGTAGCCAATATGCCAGTGGTGACTATTTAGATTTTTTAGCCGCCCATAATTTGATACCAAGTATGAGTCGCAGAGGTCATTGCCTAGATAATGCGGTGGCAGAAAGTTTTTTTCATTCGCTCAAGACTGAACGTGTAAAGCGAAAAGTGTACGCAACCCGAAGAGAAGCTAAAGCAGATTTGTTTGATTACATAGAAGTGTTTTACAATCGAACTCGACTACACAGCCATCTTGGTCATGTATCTCCAGATGAATATGAAAATACATATTCACAGGCAAGTTAA
- a CDS encoding tyrosine-type recombinase/integrase has product MNTNITISQQDFAIDDADKEIVLNNLVELRDDVWQTMSKNTRKAYQQDFNQYLAFCRENGMPAMASDWRVTKESCKAYLEFMISGPLGHHSIKRKLASIRFFIGISELPDPWKHSKLFTKFVSGQLKQKPAAQKQAKPLKLRDVEKLNRTLELTTLLGLRDAALINVALDTLFRASNIVDIELKHIDWDAKTIFAPKSKTDQSGEGFYGYISDETAGLIKRWIEKANILEGFLFRKLSPKHTVQAEPMQYQALLKRYAAIGMALDNKGVFTCHSTRTGGVLTMMEAGVPMADIVLSGHWKSEAMPIRYGQQYQASKTGMAKVR; this is encoded by the coding sequence ATGAATACGAACATCACCATTTCACAACAAGACTTTGCGATTGACGACGCAGACAAAGAAATTGTGCTTAACAATCTTGTTGAGCTTCGCGATGATGTTTGGCAAACGATGTCAAAAAACACTCGCAAAGCGTATCAACAAGATTTCAATCAATATTTGGCGTTCTGTAGAGAAAATGGCATGCCAGCCATGGCAAGTGATTGGCGTGTTACTAAAGAAAGTTGCAAAGCGTATCTCGAATTTATGATCTCAGGCCCACTTGGCCATCATAGTATTAAGCGAAAATTAGCTTCTATCCGATTTTTTATTGGTATTTCTGAGCTCCCCGATCCGTGGAAGCATTCCAAACTTTTTACTAAGTTTGTGTCCGGGCAACTCAAGCAAAAACCCGCTGCACAGAAGCAAGCCAAACCACTTAAACTGCGCGATGTGGAAAAGCTTAATCGTACTTTAGAGCTAACCACATTATTGGGTTTACGTGACGCTGCCCTTATTAATGTGGCCCTCGATACACTCTTTCGTGCGTCTAACATCGTCGATATAGAGTTAAAGCACATCGATTGGGATGCTAAAACCATTTTTGCACCAAAATCAAAAACTGACCAATCGGGTGAAGGGTTTTACGGGTACATTTCGGATGAGACTGCAGGTTTAATTAAGCGGTGGATAGAAAAAGCTAACATATTAGAAGGTTTTTTATTCAGAAAATTATCGCCAAAACACACCGTGCAAGCCGAGCCGATGCAATACCAGGCATTACTAAAACGATACGCCGCAATTGGTATGGCGCTGGATAACAAAGGGGTATTTACGTGTCACAGTACGCGAACGGGTGGCGTATTGACGATGATGGAAGCTGGTGTTCCTATGGCAGATATTGTGCTCTCTGGCCACTGGAAATCAGAGGCTATGCCTATCCGTTACGGCCAGCAATACCAGGCAAGTAAAACAGGGATGGCTAAGGTTCGATAA
- a CDS encoding type IV secretion protein IcmB, with the protein MYHQTKKTFSDRLLSSTETFFQLISSYVLSQSPKDFVSLDTNVNKHTFLMDDCSLVSAFNVRGTKKAMKSEEYADTVFKLESAMKGYMANGDTSFEWSFELDTDKTKEEIEEVYGKSARRVANKIGFLSTGIIDEQVDVMARFCHTETNLLVVRTQLTSLTREEIQQLKELTEKLGSNTPKMTDAQNLVHGASYYLHRHEATLSALKDDFDNAGIWIDLETTHEYAYHLRNSYDSGFTDLSWRPALQGDKYTYRPVESGDSDYSAFGMPKLQDQLIPRMAERLTYTTMQIGDTYIAPFSVKYLPKKPLPFASFLRSIKKENIPFRLTYAFNKHSSNSLMWKVGLASLLSLIKHRDNKEISSAYDNLSAVQDAGGDFVDLRIHVSTWSRQSEQDAKKQREIIVKRLQSWGGIECESVEGDPVETFMSSIPGLTRGKTASQLPFELNETMQLMPISRPSSIWDTGSRILRTAEGKLFPTQPFSKQMDYWLKVILGPMGFGKSAELACDNFSLLLHPDFNELAYIRQIDVGTTSRGFIMLVRSLLPENQAYLAQYHRLQNTKEFQKNILDTLPTLRLPTSAQLGSIRDMLVTLALPDDSEHPYEGTYQVISSLIKLAYTLTSDRATALVYRPGLIKDVDDELARLDFTPIRNKVFWWDVADFLYINNSPHQMLAQQQAVPDIPYLVGLTSNERLTNEFEGLTTPMGEPILIFIARKLSGAMDDYPILSGRTRWNLQGAKIISLDLDDVTRGKGPAANKQNTIFYTLATNILTSDFFLYEEQLPELPEKHGLYDINSRGIYSKEIQRLKRLAKRFCVDEVHRGGGITTFESMLETTTLEGRKGGIDIVLATQLVKAIPDSIVKLANAVSILGSGSPANVKDCVEKFQLEPSLQTILENEMRSPSASGATSLNIFRTKRGTVQHKLISTVGPGFLWRINSIQEDDYVRRQLGKVLGEDIANEILVKRYPSGTIEAEMERLRKNRGLEKNGDFESSIVDEIVNDNLRYFKTQYTAA; encoded by the coding sequence ATGTACCATCAAACCAAAAAGACGTTTTCCGACCGGTTATTATCGTCTACAGAGACATTCTTCCAGCTTATTTCATCATATGTGCTTTCTCAAAGCCCAAAGGATTTTGTATCGCTCGATACGAATGTTAATAAACATACTTTCTTAATGGATGATTGCAGTCTTGTAAGTGCATTCAATGTGCGCGGCACAAAGAAGGCCATGAAATCTGAAGAGTATGCCGATACGGTCTTTAAACTTGAAAGCGCCATGAAAGGGTATATGGCGAATGGTGATACTAGTTTTGAATGGTCCTTTGAGTTGGATACTGATAAAACCAAAGAGGAAATTGAAGAAGTATATGGCAAAAGTGCGCGTCGAGTCGCTAACAAAATAGGCTTCCTTTCAACTGGTATCATCGATGAGCAAGTTGATGTCATGGCTCGCTTTTGTCATACCGAAACAAATTTGCTGGTGGTGCGTACTCAACTTACCTCTCTGACACGAGAAGAAATCCAGCAGCTTAAAGAGTTAACTGAAAAGCTGGGTTCAAACACTCCCAAAATGACCGATGCGCAAAATTTAGTACATGGCGCTTCATATTATCTACATAGGCACGAAGCTACCCTGTCTGCCCTTAAAGATGATTTTGATAATGCTGGTATATGGATAGATCTTGAGACCACTCACGAATATGCGTATCACCTAAGAAATTCCTATGATTCTGGCTTTACCGATCTAAGCTGGAGACCTGCTTTACAGGGAGACAAATACACGTATCGTCCCGTTGAATCTGGTGATAGTGATTACTCTGCTTTTGGCATGCCTAAACTGCAAGACCAGCTAATCCCGCGAATGGCTGAACGCTTAACTTATACGACAATGCAAATCGGTGATACGTATATTGCCCCCTTTTCTGTCAAGTATTTACCGAAAAAGCCGCTCCCTTTTGCTTCCTTTTTGCGAAGCATTAAAAAAGAGAATATACCCTTTAGGCTTACCTATGCTTTCAATAAGCATTCCAGTAATTCACTAATGTGGAAGGTCGGATTAGCGAGCTTACTTTCCCTTATCAAGCATAGGGATAACAAGGAAATCTCTAGCGCATATGATAATTTAAGCGCCGTTCAGGATGCGGGGGGAGATTTTGTCGACCTGCGAATTCATGTTTCAACTTGGTCCCGCCAGTCTGAGCAAGATGCTAAAAAACAAAGAGAGATTATCGTTAAGCGTCTTCAAAGTTGGGGGGGGATAGAATGCGAAAGCGTTGAGGGCGATCCTGTAGAAACGTTCATGAGTTCCATACCAGGATTGACTCGCGGAAAAACTGCTAGCCAACTTCCCTTTGAATTGAATGAAACCATGCAACTTATGCCCATCTCTAGACCGTCATCTATTTGGGATACCGGCTCTAGAATATTACGGACTGCAGAAGGTAAACTATTCCCCACTCAGCCTTTTTCGAAACAAATGGATTATTGGCTAAAAGTGATATTAGGGCCAATGGGGTTCGGTAAATCTGCCGAGTTGGCATGTGATAACTTCTCTTTACTGTTGCATCCCGACTTTAATGAACTTGCTTATATCCGCCAGATAGATGTGGGTACAACTTCGCGGGGCTTTATCATGTTGGTGCGCTCTCTGCTCCCTGAAAATCAAGCCTATCTTGCGCAGTACCACCGTTTACAAAATACCAAAGAATTTCAAAAAAACATTCTTGATACCTTACCTACTCTCAGACTTCCAACATCCGCGCAATTGGGCTCTATACGGGATATGTTAGTCACTCTCGCACTTCCTGATGATAGCGAGCACCCTTATGAAGGTACTTACCAAGTCATTAGTTCGTTAATTAAGCTGGCTTATACGCTCACATCTGATAGGGCTACAGCATTAGTTTACCGACCTGGTTTAATTAAAGATGTGGATGATGAATTAGCTCGCCTCGACTTCACACCGATCCGAAATAAAGTGTTCTGGTGGGACGTTGCAGATTTTCTTTATATTAATAACAGCCCACATCAAATGTTAGCTCAGCAGCAAGCCGTTCCGGATATCCCTTACTTGGTTGGCTTGACTTCTAATGAGCGTTTAACCAATGAATTCGAAGGTCTAACGACTCCAATGGGTGAGCCAATACTAATTTTTATTGCCCGCAAGCTCTCTGGTGCCATGGACGATTATCCCATCCTATCTGGTAGAACAAGGTGGAATTTACAGGGCGCTAAAATTATTAGTCTTGATTTAGATGATGTGACTCGCGGGAAAGGACCTGCCGCCAATAAACAAAATACTATCTTCTATACCTTAGCGACAAACATACTAACGAGTGACTTCTTTTTGTACGAAGAGCAGTTGCCTGAATTACCAGAAAAACACGGCCTATACGACATTAATAGCCGCGGTATTTATTCAAAAGAAATACAGCGACTAAAGCGCCTGGCTAAGCGCTTTTGTGTTGATGAAGTGCACCGAGGGGGAGGAATAACTACTTTTGAATCGATGCTTGAAACGACCACTTTAGAGGGCCGTAAAGGTGGTATCGATATAGTTTTGGCCACACAACTTGTTAAAGCTATACCTGATTCAATAGTCAAGTTAGCTAACGCGGTTAGTATTCTCGGCTCTGGTAGTCCAGCAAACGTTAAGGACTGCGTTGAGAAGTTCCAGCTAGAGCCATCATTACAAACCATTCTGGAAAATGAAATGCGTTCCCCTAGCGCTTCTGGCGCAACCTCTTTGAATATTTTCAGAACGAAACGTGGGACTGTTCAACATAAATTGATATCAACAGTCGGACCCGGGTTTCTTTGGAGAATTAATTCCATCCAAGAAGATGATTACGTTAGAAGGCAGCTAGGAAAGGTATTGGGTGAAGACATAGCTAATGAAATTTTGGTTAAACGTTATCCGTCTGGAACCATTGAGGCTGAAATGGAGCGATTGCGTAAGAATCGAGGTTTAGAAAAAAATGGTGATTTTGAATCATCAATTGTTGATGAAATTGTAAATGACAATTTAAGGTACTTTAAGACACAATATACAGCGGCATAA
- a CDS encoding RHS repeat domain-containing protein, protein MIPATGARKFGLICSESEKGMSRTYQYDSALRVTQTTTTLDGANFISENQFDDNFGRPIGLVYPNGLTLAYEYNAQGYLVSEKNAASSYIYRTIEDMDAFGNISSATMSDGLLTGHYLYSQKSAQMLSSTITGSQRLHELYYTNYDEFGNIIEQSNLVTGTSERFTYDNLQRLTNNVAEHAGSVVQAVSYGYDAIGNFKYKSDYSTTVENAYQYIQGEAGPNAVTSVIKPNGLVSFKYDAKGNMISGDGLTATYTAYGKPEIIAKNGKTSNFAYGSDRLRYKQESDNDSIYYIDKLSELEGKDWRIYISDVAVIKYKAGDPMQNTSQSSEIRFLHRDRLGSATTLTDHNGQVTERRRFDPFGKPRGISSESLLSARISSFGSDSEVSKRGFTDHEHLDEHELIHMNGRVYDYNLGRFLSVDPLVQAPTNSQSLNPYSYIMNNPLSGTDPTGYCSTTDTMKDCAGGLEEGKTQAITNSDGKTVGYVGKDSKGNVHITNNGASKGQTAVSNSIASVGKPNDINSQNQVARSDPQANRKQDVELNGSETACAPMCVMPSVGTSALGVGGALGSPEEGEADSGHIHPGFEDSKKSTLSFSKRSDDVNAEADNTGALSANNRAGQYSIRLQIQTGDENLDSIAIIRGASVTKSEAWTGLEHLYHGTKNSNKEWNRSLRSAIINMSKKIKSLKTGVAGTGNVMRSEFIFRRRLYRVDLENLSGVNLIQ, encoded by the coding sequence TTGATACCCGCAACAGGCGCACGTAAATTTGGACTAATATGTAGTGAAAGTGAAAAAGGAATGTCTCGAACGTATCAATATGATAGTGCGCTTAGAGTTACTCAAACTACTACTACGTTAGATGGCGCTAACTTTATATCTGAAAATCAATTTGATGATAATTTTGGACGGCCAATTGGCTTAGTTTACCCTAACGGTCTAACTCTGGCCTATGAGTATAATGCCCAGGGGTATCTGGTATCTGAGAAAAATGCTGCAAGTAGCTACATCTACCGTACGATTGAAGATATGGATGCTTTTGGAAATATAAGTTCGGCTACTATGTCTGATGGTTTATTAACGGGTCATTATCTGTATTCTCAGAAAAGTGCTCAAATGCTCAGTTCCACAATTACAGGTTCTCAAAGATTACATGAGCTTTATTACACGAATTATGACGAATTTGGCAACATTATAGAACAAAGCAATCTGGTTACCGGTACCAGCGAGCGTTTCACCTATGACAATTTACAACGTTTAACAAATAACGTTGCGGAGCATGCAGGTTCGGTTGTTCAGGCAGTAAGTTATGGTTATGACGCTATTGGTAATTTTAAATACAAATCTGATTATTCTACTACCGTCGAAAATGCATACCAATATATTCAAGGAGAAGCAGGACCTAATGCAGTCACTAGTGTTATTAAACCTAATGGCTTAGTTAGTTTTAAATATGACGCTAAAGGCAATATGATCTCAGGCGATGGGCTAACAGCAACTTATACAGCTTATGGTAAGCCTGAGATAATCGCAAAAAATGGCAAGACTAGTAATTTTGCGTATGGTAGTGATCGACTGCGTTATAAGCAAGAATCAGATAATGATTCAATATATTACATTGATAAGTTGTCAGAACTAGAAGGTAAAGATTGGCGTATTTATATTAGTGATGTGGCCGTTATCAAGTATAAAGCGGGTGACCCTATGCAAAATACCTCACAGAGTTCGGAAATCCGATTCTTGCATCGTGACCGCTTGGGAAGTGCAACCACCTTAACTGATCATAACGGTCAAGTAACTGAACGAAGGCGCTTTGATCCGTTTGGAAAACCCAGAGGAATATCTAGCGAGTCTCTACTATCAGCTCGTATTTCTAGCTTTGGTTCCGATAGTGAGGTGAGCAAGCGCGGGTTTACAGATCATGAACATTTAGACGAACATGAACTCATTCATATGAACGGGCGGGTGTATGATTATAACCTTGGGCGGTTTTTGAGTGTTGATCCGTTGGTTCAAGCTCCTACAAATAGTCAAAGCTTAAATCCCTATTCGTATATTATGAATAACCCCTTGTCAGGTACAGACCCTACAGGTTATTGCTCAACTACTGATACGATGAAGGATTGTGCTGGTGGTCTTGAAGAAGGAAAAACGCAAGCTATCACCAACTCTGATGGTAAAACCGTTGGTTACGTTGGCAAAGACAGCAAAGGTAATGTACATATAACGAACAACGGTGCGAGCAAGGGGCAAACAGCAGTATCAAACTCAATTGCAAGTGTTGGGAAGCCTAATGATATAAATTCACAGAATCAGGTAGCTAGATCAGATCCACAAGCGAATAGAAAGCAAGATGTAGAACTCAATGGCAGTGAGACCGCGTGTGCACCGATGTGTGTTATGCCATCAGTTGGAACATCCGCACTTGGTGTAGGTGGGGCTTTAGGAAGTCCAGAAGAAGGAGAAGCTGATAGTGGCCACATTCATCCCGGTTTTGAAGATTCAAAAAAATCAACACTTTCCTTTTCTAAAAGGTCTGATGATGTAAATGCCGAAGCTGACAATACAGGAGCGCTGAGCGCCAACAATAGGGCGGGCCAATACTCAATTAGACTACAAATACAAACTGGTGATGAAAACCTCGATTCTATTGCTATCATACGAGGAGCATCAGTCACTAAATCTGAGGCTTGGACTGGACTTGAGCACCTATATCATGGAACAAAGAATAGTAACAAGGAGTGGAATAGAAGTTTGAGGTCTGCAATTATCAATATGAGCAAGAAAATCAAAAGTCTTAAGACGGGTGTAGCCGGAACAGGTAACGTAATGCGAAGTGAATTTATCTTCAGAAGGCGCTTGTATCGAGTGGACCTTGAGAATTTGTCAGGAGTAAATTTAATACAATGA
- a CDS encoding LexA family protein, translating into MLKFIPIKASAGIIGFESPAAEYTQLNLDLDQLLIDHPSGTYIGVAQGESMKGDGIFSGDLLIVDRAQEIKDQDIVVANLNGVFVCKKIDKVQRCLLSSSKGFPPYFLQEGDDFQIEGVVTRSIRLHRPFKKQL; encoded by the coding sequence GTGTTGAAATTTATCCCTATCAAAGCGTCTGCGGGTATTATTGGTTTTGAGTCACCTGCGGCAGAATACACACAGCTTAACCTAGATTTAGATCAGCTACTTATTGACCACCCCTCTGGGACCTATATTGGTGTTGCTCAAGGGGAGTCAATGAAAGGTGATGGTATATTCTCAGGTGACCTTTTAATTGTAGATCGCGCTCAAGAAATTAAAGACCAAGACATTGTGGTAGCAAATCTCAATGGAGTATTCGTGTGCAAAAAAATCGATAAAGTACAGCGTTGTTTGCTGTCTTCCAGTAAGGGTTTTCCCCCGTATTTTTTGCAAGAAGGTGACGACTTTCAGATAGAGGGAGTGGTGACGCGCTCTATTCGCTTACATCGACCCTTTAAGAAGCAACTCTGA